One Tetrapisispora phaffii CBS 4417 chromosome 3, complete genome DNA segment encodes these proteins:
- the TPHA0C02490 gene encoding L-methionine (R)-S-oxide reductase (similar to Saccharomyces cerevisiae YKL069W; ancestral locus Anc_2.614), producing MEDDKHHADYTTFSASQSREEVLQTVIDSYEALTTGQDNWVCNLANASSLLWHAYHSLNVNVNWAGFYLTDKSVLDKQELILGPFQGKVACQQILFGRGVCGSAASEKVTQLVHDVNKHPNHIACDGETKSEIVVPILDESNNTVGVIDIDCLDYEGFSEVDQKYLEELAKLIIKTCKF from the coding sequence ATGGAAGACGATAAACATCATGCTGACTATACTACCTTTTCGGCTTCACAAAGTAGGGAAGAAGTATTACAAACAGTAATTGATTCTTATGAAGCATTGACCACTGGACAGGATAACTGGGTTTGTAACTTAGCAAATGCATCGTCTTTATTATGGCACGCATATCATTCCTTGAATGTCAATGTTAATTGGGCTGGTTTCTATCTAACAGATAAAAGTGTGTTGGATAAACAGGAGTTAATTCTAGGTCCATTTCAAGGTAAGGTTGCTTGTCAACAAATCCTATTTGGTAGAGGTGTATGTGGTAGCGCAGCATCCGAAAAGGTCACTCAATTGGTTCATGATGTTAACAAACATCCAAATCACATAGCGTGTGACGGTGAAACTAAAAGTGAAATAGTGGTTCCTATTTTAGATGAATCTAACAATACAGTTGGTGTGATCGATATAGATTGTTTAGACTATGAAGGTTTTTCTGAAGTTGaccaaaaatatttagaagaattagctaaattaataattaagACATGTAaattttaa
- the ARG82 gene encoding inositol polyphosphate multikinase (similar to Saccharomyces cerevisiae ARG82 (YDR173C); ancestral locus Anc_8.371): MDSQYVKLKHQAAGHAGTLSDKDGILVFKPTVKQEIDFLKESQDRYYKDTITESTDQDSTEVLLGAWMPRYLGIIEEGDKKSSIDGSISSVYSIQRTKNEQPIVDSLVDFDTDEGNSSANDNVTMKDNNEKPFIVLENLLHGYSKPNIMDIKLGKILYDENASPEKKIRLQEVSDSTTSGSMGFRICGMKLQKNHLISTVSKDHFELDIIEHDGENIEYVFLNKLYGRTRTPENIQEAFELYFTNNDLTEKRKKQLITMFWQRLQLFYNTLLDEEIRLISSSLLFVYEGDPEHWDYNQDEDLLLKPDFIDKEVDSDDDDNGTVEKERKYSDVLSSMSLIDFAHSKFVPGEGYDVNIIEGVEALLKIFEEMLRQH; encoded by the coding sequence ATGGACTCACAATATGTTAAATTAAAACACCAAGCTGCTGGACATGCTGGAACTCTCTCAGATAAAGATGGTATATTAGTATTTAAACCAACAGTAAAACAAGAAATcgattttttaaaagagaGTCAAGATAGATATTATAAAGATACAATCACTGAATCAACAGATCAAGACAGCACAGAAGTACTACTAGGGGCATGGATGCCAAGATATTTGggaattattgaagaaggTGATAAaaaatcttcaattgatGGATCCATTTCAAGCGTATATTCAATACAGAGAACTAAGAATGAACAACCGATTGTTGATAGTCTGGTTGATTTTGATACAGATGAAGGCAACAGTTCTGCAAATGACAATGTCACAATGAAGGATAACAATGAAAAACCTTTTATTGTCTTggaaaatttattacatGGCTATTCCAAACCAAACATAATGGATATAAAATTGGGGAAAATACTATATGATGAAAATGCATCCccagaaaaaaaaattagattACAAGAAGTAAGTGATTCCACAACATCAGGATCAATGGGGTTTAGAATATGTGGTAtgaaattacaaaagaaCCATCTTATATCTACCGTAAGTAAAGATCATTTTGAATTAGATATAATAGAACATGATGGGGAAAATATAGAGTATGTATTTCTCAATAAACTATATGGCAGGACAAGAACTCCAGAAAATATACAGGAAGCTTTTGAACTTTATTTTactaataatgatttaacagaaaagagaaagaaacaATTGATCACTATGTTTTGGCAACGATTACAACTATTTTATAACACTCTTTTAGACGAAGAAATTCGTCTAATATCTAGTAGTTTGTTATTCGTATATGAGGGGGATCCAGAGCATTGGGATTATAATCAGGATGAAGATTTGTTACTTAAGCCTGACTTCATTGATAAAGAGGTTGATAGCGATGATGACGATAATGGCACTGTAGAAAAAGAAAGGAAATATTCTGATGTTTTAAGTTCGATGTCACTGATAGATTTCGCCCATTCCAAGTTTGTTCCTGGTGAAGGATACgatgtaaatataatagaagGGGTGGAAGcattgttaaaaatatttgaagaaatgcTTCGGCAGCactaa
- the TPHA0C02510 gene encoding FG-nucleoporin NUP100 (similar to Saccharomyces cerevisiae NUP100 (YKL068W) and NUP116 (YMR047C); ancestral locus Anc_2.610) produces MFGQATRGAFSNTTPFGSNNTNSMFGSQQNNGFNGANSSNNAFSGFGGFNSMNNNNNNNNNNTSTGSMFGAKRNNNAFGQTQNSPFGNASNANNNNSVGAFGQQNQSSTFGSNNNSNAFGGSSFGQNNNSNQQSGGLFGLNNNATMNNQQSGGLYGQNNNSQQQGGLFGQNNNTQQTGGLFGQQNNNNAQSGGLFGQTNSSAQSGGLFGQNNNNNAQSGGLFGQTNNTLNNNQQQQGTLFGQNNNSQQSNGLFGQNNNNQQSGGLFGQNNNNNNQQQGGLFGQNNNANTISNMNNQQSGSLFGQNNTSSNAQSGGLFGNKPAGGLFGSTPSQPTSFGNNALGNTMNQPKLTSGLFGQNSATSNNLSGGLFGNTNASNNNKPGGLFGNTNNSNNNQAGGLFGSSGVNNATKPSGGLFGSSTTTSNTTNQLGGFFGAKPATPAVTLYGNNSTNTNTAGLNSTPASGGLFGGQNQNTASTNIGTGLFGNSNTLATGTPTTTTGSIGGSTLNTNTGLFSSGANTLQQNTAQPAPNAQSMMTAQNVESLDINATKELFARVSVPASITKPTKPNITKINANMKLKIDMTSAYRSAPKPLFSTKSLLDKQLVKSDKSHSKSFPDTNSNGFDVATERSLIDTTKLFFNPDRVNFKSIISSKKKPKDIMIKTEKVQITNSIEESSETKLIELTNNVSGKPAQNDNDETTVAIIKPQGIISDDISFMGNGYYLTPSIETLSSNSLLQLRSVKNLIIGHKSYGKIEFLKPVDLTNVSLSALCDSIVVFSPRTCALYPLSSHKPQPSEGLNIKARITLYNCFPIDKSTRTPITDPTHPLVVRHIQKLKENVEASTFESYDPVTGTYVFVTDQPVK; encoded by the coding sequence ATGTTTGGTCAAGCTACTAGAGGTGCCTTTTCTAACACCACTCCATTTGGGTCAAATAATACTAATTCTATGTTTGGATCTCAGCAAAACAATGGGTTTAATGGTGCCAACTCAAGTAACAATGCCTTTTCTGGGTTTGGTGGTTTTAATTCTATgaataacaacaacaacaataataataataatactagCACTGGATCCATGTTTGGTGCTAAGCgaaataataatgcatTCGGTCAAACCCAAAATTCTCCGTTTGGTAACGCATCAAATGCgaataataacaattcaGTGGGTGCTTTCGGTCAACAAAATCAATCTTCAACGTTTGGATCAAATAACAATTCTAATGCATTTGGTGGTTCATCTTTTGGTCAAAATAACAACAGCAACCAGCAATCTGGTGGTCTATTTGGACTGAATAACAATGCGACTATGAACAATCAACAATCTGGAGGTTTATACGGtcagaataataatagtcaGCAACAAGGTGGTTTATTCGGTCAGAATAATAACACTCAGCAGACCGGTGGCTTATTTGGACAacagaataataataatgcacAATCCGGTGGTTTATTTGGACAAACTAACAGCAGCGCTCAATCTGGTGGCTTATTTGGacaaaacaataataataatgcacAATCTGGTGGTTTATTTGGACAAACTAACAACACtcttaataataatcaacaacaacaggGAACTTTGTTTGGCCAAAACAATAATAGCCAGCAAAGTAATGGATTATTTGGTCAAAATAACAACAACCAACAATCTGGAGGTTTATTTGgacaaaataataataacaataatcaGCAGCAAGGTGGTCTATTTGGTCAGAATAACAATGCTAATACTATTTCTAACATGAACAACCAGCAATCTGGTAGTCTGTTTGGCCAAAATAATACATCTTCAAATGCTCAAAGTGGAGGTTTATTTGGAAATAAACCTGCAGGTGGTTTGTTTGGTTCAACACCTTCGCAACCTACTTCATTTGGTAATAATGCTTTAGGTAATACTATGAACCAACCAAAACTCACTAGTGGGTTGTTTGGACAAAATTCAGCCACATCCAATAATCTTTCCGGTGGGCTGTTTGGAAACACAAACGCCtctaataacaataaacCAGGTGGTTTATTTGGGAACACAAATAATTCCAATAACAATCAAGCTGGTGGTTTGTTTGGTAGTTCAGGTGTAAACAATGCAACTAAACCTTCTGGAGGATTGTTTGGTTCATCTACGACTACCTCAAATACTACAAATCAACTGGGTGGCTTCTTTGGTGCAAAACCAGCAACCCCAGCTGTAACTTTATATGGTAATAACTCAACCAATACTAACACAGCCGGTTTAAATTCTACACCTGCTTCCGGAGGATTATTTGGTGGTCAAAACCAAAATACTGCTTCCACTAATATTGGCACCGGTCTTTTTGGGAATTCTAATACATTGGCCACAGGAACTCCAACGACTACTACGGGTTCAATAGGTGGCTCCAcattaaatacaaatacTGGTTTGTTTTCTTCTGGCGCAAATACATTACAACAAAACACTGCCCAACCTGCTCCTAATGCTCAATCGATGATGACCGCACAAAATGTTGAATCTTTGGACATAAATGCTacaaaagaattatttgcCAGAGTATCTGTTCCTGCATCAATCACTAAACCTACTAAACCAAATATTACCAAAATCAATGCGaatatgaaattgaaaattgatATGACCTCTGCTTATAGATCAGCCCCAAAACCTTTGTTCTCCACAAAAAGTTTACTTGATAAACAACTTGTGAAGAGTGACAAAAGTCACAGTAAGAGTTTCCCCGATACTAATTCAAATGGTTTTGATGTAGCTACCGAACGGTCATTAATAGATACAAccaaattatttttcaatccTGATAGagttaattttaaatcaattattagTTCTAAAAAGAAACCTAAAGATATCATGATTAAAACTGAAAAGGTACAAATAACTAACTCGATTGAGGAATCGTCTGAGacaaaattaatagaaCTTACAAATAATGTTAGTGGTAAACCTGCacaaaatgataatgatgaaacaACAGTGGCAATTATTAAACCTCAAGGCATTATAAGCGatgatatttcatttatGGGCAATGGCTATTATTTAACTCCGTCAATTGAAACGCTTTCCTCTAATTCATTGTTACAGTTGAGAAGCGTTAAAAACTTAATCATTGGACATAAATCATATggtaaaattgaatttttgaaaccGGTAGACTTGACAAATGTCTCTCTCTCAGCATTATGCGATTCAATTGTAGTTTTTTCTCCCAGAACATGTGCTCTCTATCCTCTGTCGTCTCATAAACCACAACCCTCTGAAGGTTTAAATATTAAGGCACGCATTACATTATACAATTGTTTTCCAATTGATAAGTCCACTAGAACGCCTATAACGGACCCTACACATCCATTAGTAGTAAGGCATATTCAAAagttaaaagaaaatgtaGAAGCTTCCACTTTTGAAAGCTATGACCCGGTGACTGGTACATATGTTTTTGTAACTGATCAGCCAGTCAAATGA
- the CSM3 gene encoding Csm3p (similar to Saccharomyces cerevisiae CSM3 (YMR048W); ancestral locus Anc_2.612) — MESNLDPTVISSLDNAYHGNVDNYLLNNDPTAVDSTMNDPTAVVTKKRKPIVKLTAERLLSDNGLPYVMKNARKRIHISKNKSPCDNFNNILLFYQLWAHNLYPKAKFKDFIKLAQGLGKSDKILREYRSALFRKEMGLIDDDELNRLVNFLQNNDEVIPIQEDSTHDPNAVENNADATHHESSILDLEQGNQPQKKHLFEVNSDLSDADEEDQIYNVTRPTTEDNTITIPLNNSGNNEEEALLLEMEEQQAGITKRNAKVISDDEEELELLKDFEMEQQKLETHNDVVQEHMEEDEMELMRGM, encoded by the coding sequence ATGGAAAGTAACCTTGATCCAACGGTTATCAGTAGCCTTGATAATGCCTATCATGGAAATGTCGATAATTATCTATTGAATAACGACCCAACGGCAGTCGATTCGACAATGAATGACCCGACTGCTGTGGTAACTAAAAAGAGGAAACCAATAGTGAAACTAACTGCTGAAAGACTATTGTCGGATAACGGTTTACCATACGTTATGAAAAATGcaagaaaaagaatacaCATctctaaaaataaaagtcCCTGTgacaattttaataatatattattgttttatcaattgtGGGCCCATAATCTGTATCCAAAGgcaaaatttaaagattttattaaattagcACAAGGTTTAGGGAAATCAGACAAAATTTTAAGGGAATATCGATCAGCTTTGTTTAGAAAAGAAATGGGTTTAATTGATGATGACGAGTTGAATAGACTAGTGAATTTCTTACAAAACAATGATGAAGTTATCCCAATCCAAGAAGATAGTACTCATGATCCAAATGCGGTGGAAAATAATGCAGACGCAACACATCATGAATCAAGCATCTTAGATCTAGAGCAAGGAAATCAACCTCAGAAGAAACATCTGTTTGAAGTAAATTCTGATCTATCGGATGCTGATGAAGAAGACCAGATTTACAATGTCACGAGACCCACAACGGAAGATAATACAATAACTATACCATTGAACAATAGTGGCAACAATGAAGAAGAGGCATTGCTACTAGAGATGGAAGAACAACAAGCTGGAATCACAAAGAGGAATGCTAAAGTAATATCAGATGACGAGGAAGAACTCGAATTATTGAAAGACTTCGAAATGGAACAACAGAAGCTGGAAACACATAATGATGTTGTTCAAGAGCATATGGAAGAAGACGAAATGGAATTAATGAGGGGAATGTAA
- the HMO1 gene encoding Hmo1p (similar to Saccharomyces cerevisiae HMO1 (YDR174W); ancestral locus Anc_8.372), with protein MSVDPSDKLKSAKDSLVSSLFELSKSASSAASNIIDFYNAIGEDEEEKIEAFTTLTESLQKLTSATNTLHGISSELTNPMEDEKEIVPPVPVVSVKQPRKRIPRDPNAPKKPLTVFFAYSAYIRQEIRDDREKRGETPLSSTEITQEISKKWKELSDSEKEKWKQAYNIELEHYQLEKQKYLEAKKNGSLPTSNGIPTHAPVGIPSSLQSIKRSHDDSGSSEKKKKKKKKDKKKDSN; from the exons ATGAGTGTAGATCCATCGGATAAGTTAAAGAGTGCTAAGGATTCA CTAGTTTCCtctttatttgaattatctaAATCTGCAAGTTCTGCTGCCTCTAACATTATCGATTTTTATAATGCTATTggtgaagatgaagaagaaaaaatagaaGCTTTCACAACATTAACCGAATCTCTACAAAAATTAACTTCCGCTACGAACACTTTACATGGCATCAGTAGTGAGTTAACCAATCCAATGGAAGATGAAAAGGAAATCGTTCCTCCCGTTCCAGTTGTATCAGTTAAACAGCCTAGAAAGAGAATACCTCGTGATCCAAATGCTCCAAAAAAACCATTAACTGTTTTTTTTGCCTATTCTGCTTACATTAGACAAGAGATTCGTGATGATAGAGAAAAGCGTGGCGAGACTCCATTATCTTCTACTGAAATTACTCAGGAAATCTCCAAGAAATGGAAAGAATTAAGTGATTCcgagaaagaaaaatggaAGCAAGCTTACAACATCGAATTAGAACATTATCAACTTGAGAAGCAAAAATACTTAGAAGCTAAGAAAAATGGTAGTCTACCAACTTCTAATGGCATCCCAACACATGCTCCAGTAGGCATTCCATCCAGTTTACAATCCATAAAGAGATCTCATGATGATAGTGGTTCTTCcgaaaagaagaagaagaagaagaagaaggatAAGAAAAAGGATTCTAATTAA
- the SUP35 gene encoding translation termination factor GTPase eRF3 (similar to Saccharomyces cerevisiae SUP35 (YDR172W); ancestral locus Anc_8.370): MSAPNANPQDQSQGQYYQQYYQQQAQGAAGGQNYQQYYQQQAQGGNGQNFQQYYQQPIANGQGYQQGGYQQGGYQQGGYQQGGYQQGGYQQGGRGGFKNNNNRRNNFNNNYNNTGYQGYQQQSQSQGMSLEDYQKQQLATATPKPKKTLKLVSSSGIKLANASKKPEVTETKKPEAAKEDDVPSVAKLSIKEEPVKTEQETKANAEPTPKAETLIVEEEDEIDNEIVQDMFGGKDHVSIIFMGHVDAGKSTMGGNILYLTGSVDKRTVEKYEREAKDAGRQGWYLSWVMDTNKEERNDGKTIEVGKAYFETEKRRYTILDAPGHKMYVSEMIGGASQADVGVLVISARKGEYETGFEKGGQTREHALLAKTQGVNKMIVVVNKMDDPTVNWSEERYNHCVSNISNFLKAIGYNLKEDVIFMPVSGYSGAGLKERVNAADCPWYTGPSLLEYLDNMSHMDRHINAPFMLPVASKMRDMGTIVEGKIESGHIRKGNSTLLMPNKIQVEIQNIYNETENEVDMAVCGEQVKLKIKGVEEEDVAAGFVLTSPKNPIKSVTKFVAEIAIVELKSIISAGFACVMHVHTAIEEVQITRLLHKLEKGTNRRSKKPPAFAKKGMKIIALLETEKAVCVETYQDYPQLGRFTLRDQGATIAIGKIIKIVE, from the coding sequence ATGTCTGCTCCAAACGCTAACCCACAAGACCAATCTCAAGGTCAATATTACCAACAATATTACCAACAACAGGCTCAAGGTGCTGCTGGCGGTCAAAACTATCAACAGTACTATCAACAACAAGCTCAAGGCGGTAACGGTCAAAATTTCCAACAGTATTACCAACAACCAATTGCAAATGGTCAAGGTTACCAACAAGGTGGCTATCAACAAGGTGGCTATCAACAAGGTGGCTATCAACAAGGCGGCTATCAACAAGGTGGCTACCAACAAGGTGGTCGTGGTGGattcaaaaacaacaacaaccgTCGTAACAACTTTAACAACAATTATAACAACACTGGTTACCAAGGTTATCAGCAACAGTCACAATCTCAAGGTATGTCTTTAGAGGATTATCAAAAGCAACAACTAGCTACCGCTACTCCTAAACCAAAGAAGACTTTAAAATTAGTTTCAAGTTCTGGTATCAAATTGGCCAATGCTTCCAAAAAACCTGAAGTCACTGAAACTAAAAAACCTGAAGCCGCAAAGGAAGATGATGTTCCAAGCGTTGCCAAACTAAGCATTAAAGAAGAACCTGTTAAGACTGAACAAGAAACCAAGGCCAATGCTGAACCAACTCCAAAAGCTGAAACCTTAATAGTAGAAGAAGAGgatgaaattgataatgaaattgtCCAAGATATGTTCGGTGGTAAAGATCACGTCTCTATTATCTTCATGGGTCACGTTGATGCCGGTAAATCTACTATGGGTGGTAATATCTTATATTTAACTGGTTCTGTGGACAAGAGAACtgttgaaaaatatgaaagaGAAGCCAAGGATGCTGGTAGACAAGGTTGGTACTTATCTTGGGTCATGGATACTaacaaagaagaaagaaatgaTGGTAAAACTATCGAAGTCGGTAAAGCTTATTTTGAAACAGAAAAGAGACGTTACACTATTCTAGATGCTCCAGGTCACAAAATGTACGTTTCTGAAATGATCGGTGGTGCTTCGCAAGCAGATGTTGGTGTGTTAGTTATTTCTGCAAGAAAGGGTGAATACGAAACTGGTTTCGAAAAGGGTGGTCAAACTCGTGAACATGCTCTATTGGCTAAAACTCAAGGTGTTAACAAGATGATTGTTGTTGTTAACAAGATGGACGATCCAACTGTTAACTGGTCAGAAGAACGTTACAACCACTGTGTTAGTAACATTTCTAATTTCTTAAAGGCTATTGGATACAACTTAAAGGAAGATGTTATATTTATGCCAGTATCTGGTTATAGTGGTGCTGGTTTGAAGGAACGTGTTAACGCAGCTGACTGTCCATGGTACACAGGTCCATCTCTATTAGAATATTTGGATAACATGTCACATATGGATCGTCACATTAATGCCCCATTTATGTTACCAGTTGCATCAAAAATGAGAGATATGGGTACTATCGTTGAAGGTAAGATTGAATCTGGTCACATTAGAAAGGGTAATTCTACATTATTAATGCCAAACAAGATCCAAgttgaaattcaaaatatttataacgAGACAGAAAATGAAGTGGATATGGCTGTTTGTGGTGAACAAGTTAAATTAAAGATCAAAGgtgttgaagaagaagatgttGCTGCTGGTTTTGTTTTAACATCTCCAAAAAACCCAATCAAGAGTGTAACAAAATTTGTTGCCGAAATTGCCATTGTTGAATTAAAATCTATTATTTCTGCTGGTTTCGCTTGTGTTATGCATGTTCATACCGCTATTGAGGAAGTTCAAATTACTAGATTATTGCACAAATTGGAGAAAGGTACAAACCGTAGATCTAAGAAGCCACCTGCATTTGCAAAGAAGGGTATGAAGATTATTGCCTTGTTAGAAACAGAAAAGGCTGTATGTGTTGAAACTTATCAAGATTATCCTCAATTAGGTAGATTCACCTTAAGAGACCAAGGTGCTACTATTGCTATTGGTAAGATCATTAAGATCGTCGAGTAA
- the MAS1 gene encoding mitochondrial processing peptidase (similar to Saccharomyces cerevisiae MAS1 (YLR163C); ancestral locus Anc_8.376), translating into MLRNSLKLNSLSSRLISTTRKTLMQGTEISKLSNGLTVATEYMPNTSTATVGIYVNAGSRAENVKNNGTAHFLEHLAFKGTSKRSQKQIELDIENIGSHLNAYTSRENTVYYAKTLKENLPLAVDILSDILTNSKLEKNAIERERDVIVRESEEVDKMYDEVVFDHLHEIAYKDQPLGRTILGPIKNIKSINRSDLVHYITSNYKGDRMVLAGAGDINHQDLIKLAEKYFGHLPKGSSSLVNNMNDQLPVFTRGERLIENLTLQTTHIAIALEGVSWSSPDYFIALATQAIVGNWDRSLGAGTNSPSSLAFAASNGLKENNNQPLANSYMSFSTSYADSGLWGMYIVANSMEHNPTLIIKEIIKEWTRIKKGDFTEMEVNRAKAQLKAALLLSLDGSTPVVEDIGRQIVTTGQRLSPEEVFEKVDKITKDDIKLWANYRLQNKPISMVALGNVDNVPKLKKIEAELNAM; encoded by the coding sequence ATGTTGAGGAACagtttgaaattgaattcTCTGTCTAGCAGATTGATCTCAACTACTAGGAAAACCTTGATGCAAGGCACGGAAATCTCGAAATTATCTAATGGTTTAACTGTAGCTACCGAATATATGCCAAATACATCAACCGCCACAGTAGGTATTTATGTGAATGCAGGTTCTAGGGCAGAGAACGTCAAGAACAATGGTACTGCACACTTCTTAGAACATTTAGCTTTTAAGGGGACTTCAAAGAGAtcacaaaaacaaattgaattagatattgaaaatattggaTCACATTTAAATGCTTATACTTCAAGGGAAAATACAGTATACTATGcaaaaactttaaaagaGAATCTGCCATTAGCAGTTGACATTTTGAGTGATATTTTAACTAATTCTAAATTAGAGAAAAATGCAAttgaaagagaaagagaTGTTATTGTGAGAGAAAGTGAAGAAGTTGACAAAATGTATGATGAAGTCGTATTTGACCATCTACATGAAATTGCTTATAAAGATCAACCTTTGGGCAGAACTATCTTAGGTCCCATTAAGAACATCAAATCCATCAATAGGTCAGACTTAGTTCATTATATTACTTCAAATTATAAGGGTGACAGAATGGTCTTAGCGGGTGCCGGTGACATAAACCATcaagatttaattaaactagcagaaaaatatttcggTCACTTACCAAAGGGCTCTTCTTCACTTGTGAATAACATGAACGATCAATTGCCTGTTTTTACAAGGGGTGAAAGATTGATTGAAAATTTGACTTTACAAACCACACATATAGCAATTGCATTAGAAGGTGTCTCATGGTCTTCTCCCGATTATTTTATCGCATTGGCAACACAAGCAATCGTCGGTAATTGGGATAGGTCATTGGGTGCAGGTACTAATTCTCCTTCTTCTCTAGCATTCGCTGCATCAAATGGTCTAAAggaaaataataatcaacCATTAGCAAATTCATACATGTCATTTTCTACTTCATATGCAGATTCGGGTCTATGGGGTATGTATATTGTTGCAAATTCTATGGAACATAACCCAactctaataataaaagaaataataaaagaatgGACCAGAATTAAGAAAGGTGATTTCACGGAAATGGAAGTCAACAGAGCTAAGGCTCAACTTAAGGCTGCACTATTATTATCCTTAGATGGTTCTACACCTGTTGTTGAAGATATTGGAAGACAGATTGTCACTACAGGCCAAAGGCTGTCACCGGAAGAAGTGTTTGAAAAAGTTGATAAGATAACCAAAGATGATATTAAGCTGTGGGCTAATTACAGATTACAAAACAAGCCTATTTCGATGGTCGCATTAGGAAATGTCGATAATGTACCAAAActcaaaaaaattgaagctGAATTGAATGCCATGTAA
- the TPHA0C02440 gene encoding CybS family protein (similar to Saccharomyces cerevisiae SDH4 (YDR178W) and YLR164W; ancestral locus Anc_8.377) → MLRNSINFASKRSFHACKPACFRIPFLPTLPQQPGGVKGNVNEAYVPPKIDKVHGSYHWGFEKIISMSVLPLVTLPLISGGAPLSVTTDVLLASAGMFAFMVEFQSCITDYVQKRVYGNINKYAMYLLYGGSVLSILGIYNLQKPDEEKKENTGFIGLLNKFFKIEQK, encoded by the coding sequence ATGTtaagaaattcaattaattttgctAGCAAGAGATCCTTTCATGCTTGTAAACCTGCATGCTTCAGAATTCCTTTTTTACCAACGTTACCTCAACAACCTGGTGGGGTGAAAGGCAATGTAAATGAAGCATATGTTCCACCAAAGATAGATAAAGTGCATGGCTCCTATCATTGGGGTTTCGAAAAAATTATCTCTATGTCAGTTTTGCCTTTAGTTACTCTTCCTCTCATATCTGGTGGTGCTCCTTTATCAGTGACCACAGATGTTTTGTTAGCTTCTGCTGGTATGTTCGCTTTTATGGTTGAGTTCCAATCTTGTATAACTGATTACGTTCAAAAAAGAGTTTACggtaatattaataaatatgcaATGTATTTATTGTATGGCGGTTCAGTTCTCTCAATTTTGggtatttataatttacaGAAACCTGATGAGGagaaaaaggaaaataCAGGGTTCATTggtttattaaataaattcttcaaaattgaaCAGAAGTAA